In one Massilia endophytica genomic region, the following are encoded:
- a CDS encoding ABC transporter permease — translation MARIAWREVGVGLVVPALVIAVWQLVSQKGWVNPQVLPSPLAVVTKWIEYLLPLQAYDPASGQGRLAWALSGELIHDSLGSLYRVVVGFAIGGGLALPIGLAMGASARVYAWLNPLVQLLRPIPPIAYIPLSILWFGLGNPPAVFLISLGAFFPVLMNTIAGVRHVDGIYLRAARNLGATGTTMFVRVILPAAVPYILSGVRIGIGTAFIVVIVSEMIAVNNGLGFRILEAREYFWSDKIIAGMITIGLIGLAIDVAMNRLNNYLLRWHRGLEN, via the coding sequence ATGGCCCGAATCGCTTGGCGCGAAGTGGGTGTGGGCCTGGTTGTTCCGGCCCTCGTGATCGCGGTATGGCAGCTGGTGTCCCAGAAGGGCTGGGTCAACCCGCAGGTGCTGCCGTCGCCGCTGGCCGTGGTCACCAAGTGGATCGAGTACCTGCTGCCGCTTCAGGCCTACGATCCGGCCAGCGGGCAGGGCAGGCTGGCCTGGGCGCTGTCCGGGGAGCTGATACACGATTCGCTGGGCAGCCTGTACCGCGTGGTGGTGGGCTTCGCCATCGGCGGCGGGCTTGCGCTGCCGATCGGCCTGGCCATGGGGGCGAGCGCGCGGGTCTACGCTTGGCTCAATCCCCTGGTGCAGCTGCTGCGGCCCATTCCGCCCATCGCCTACATACCCCTGTCCATTCTCTGGTTCGGGCTGGGGAATCCGCCCGCCGTCTTCCTTATTTCCCTCGGCGCCTTCTTCCCCGTGCTGATGAACACTATTGCTGGCGTGCGGCATGTGGATGGCATCTACCTGCGGGCTGCGCGCAACCTCGGCGCCACCGGCACCACCATGTTCGTGCGCGTGATCCTGCCTGCGGCCGTGCCCTATATATTGAGCGGCGTGCGCATTGGCATCGGCACCGCCTTCATCGTGGTGATCGTGTCCGAAATGATCGCCGTGAACAACGGGCTGGGCTTCCGCATTCTGGAGGCGCGCGAGTACTTCTGGTCCGACAAGATCATCGCCGGCATGATCACCATCGGCCTGATCGGCCTGGCCATCGACGTGGCCATGAACCGCCTGAACAACTACCTGCTGCGCTGGCACCGCGGCCTGGAGAACTGA
- a CDS encoding NHL repeat-containing protein, which translates to MHRITHHALAALIAAAMAACGGGGGGESAPPPPSGPVTLSLSASQDVTTANGKALPLNATVTGGAAVSWQLAAGPGTLSASSGASVQYLPPPGGVTTATTVTVNASAGSITQTIKLTVHPDPGPAGLTQLAEGSAGRIDGAGTRASFQGIRSVAADDSGNLIFADANSIRKMTSAGVVSTLSANGTIDPASVAAGPAGSVYFTENDFSTISIRQLKADGSIVTLLTMPYSLQQGLRLYSGGSTLYVIQPERISTLSSNGTLVPLVGEITGAAMPNPIDGSAGTARFRHIVSVARAPSGELYVIDSVLVRKVALDGSVSTIAGTLPTGNSTGFMTPQDGTGSSAHFVTPGSIAVNAQGNLMVLEAPGSGEQPRLLRTVTPAGVVTSVPMRYDTAGWLINGSTGVLYAVNSEQVSTLQANGDASLLAGRFHTYPNLVAGDLAGNFYLIDFPLTNPHLPTRTGLSLLRVTPAGTVSTFAQSAVVRTPKSMVSDRNGNLYISDVPSTGFGISSTIGGAIFKVSPQGVVTLLAGSTTAVAGQVDGAGPAARFVQPVLVGADAEGNLYANDPETIYSTGYKVRKITPAGVVTTIDAIPAGVGTVVDALGNRYTADATRGVIVRTAPNGSTSIAAGTENNQSNMFGSLPGALSGPSGLVALGPFSFGLLAGGSVIRLVVPH; encoded by the coding sequence ATGCATCGAATTACCCATCATGCGCTCGCAGCCCTGATCGCGGCGGCAATGGCTGCCTGCGGCGGAGGCGGCGGCGGTGAAAGCGCCCCTCCCCCACCTTCGGGGCCCGTGACCTTGTCGCTCAGCGCCAGCCAGGACGTGACCACGGCGAATGGCAAGGCGCTTCCTCTCAATGCCACGGTGACCGGCGGCGCGGCGGTGAGCTGGCAGCTAGCCGCCGGTCCTGGAACGCTGTCGGCCAGCAGCGGCGCCAGCGTGCAGTATCTGCCTCCTCCGGGCGGTGTGACTACGGCCACCACTGTGACCGTCAACGCCAGCGCGGGCAGCATCACCCAAACCATCAAGCTCACGGTGCACCCCGATCCCGGACCGGCCGGGCTGACGCAGCTGGCCGAAGGCAGCGCTGGCAGAATCGATGGTGCCGGCACTCGGGCAAGCTTCCAGGGTATCCGCTCCGTTGCTGCAGACGACAGCGGCAACCTGATATTTGCCGACGCGAACTCCATACGCAAGATGACGTCCGCAGGCGTGGTCAGTACGCTCAGCGCCAACGGCACGATCGATCCTGCCAGCGTGGCAGCGGGTCCAGCAGGCTCGGTGTATTTCACGGAGAACGACTTCAGTACTATCAGCATTCGCCAGTTGAAGGCGGATGGCAGCATCGTCACGCTGCTCACCATGCCCTATTCCCTTCAACAGGGCCTGAGGCTCTACAGCGGCGGCAGCACCCTCTATGTGATCCAGCCTGAGCGCATCAGCACCCTGTCTTCGAACGGCACACTCGTCCCGCTGGTCGGCGAGATTACTGGCGCCGCCATGCCCAATCCGATCGATGGATCCGCGGGTACTGCACGCTTCCGCCATATTGTTTCTGTCGCGCGCGCCCCGAGCGGTGAACTGTATGTGATCGACTCGGTACTAGTGCGCAAGGTCGCCCTCGACGGGAGCGTATCCACCATCGCAGGCACTCTGCCTACCGGGAACAGCACGGGCTTCATGACGCCCCAGGATGGCACGGGCAGCTCGGCGCATTTCGTCACGCCCGGAAGTATCGCAGTGAATGCGCAAGGCAACCTGATGGTGCTCGAGGCTCCGGGGAGCGGGGAGCAGCCAAGGCTCCTGCGAACGGTGACGCCAGCCGGAGTGGTCACGAGCGTGCCAATGCGCTATGACACCGCAGGGTGGCTAATCAACGGCAGCACCGGAGTCCTGTACGCCGTCAACTCCGAACAGGTCAGCACGCTGCAAGCGAACGGCGACGCGAGCTTGCTGGCTGGCCGTTTCCACACCTATCCGAATCTGGTGGCCGGCGACCTGGCAGGCAACTTCTATCTGATCGATTTCCCCCTGACCAATCCCCACCTTCCGACCAGAACAGGCCTGTCGCTGTTGAGGGTGACGCCGGCAGGAACAGTCAGCACCTTCGCGCAAAGCGCTGTCGTACGAACGCCAAAGAGCATGGTTTCCGATCGCAACGGGAACCTGTATATCTCCGATGTTCCTTCGACAGGCTTCGGAATATCGTCGACGATTGGAGGCGCCATCTTCAAGGTTTCCCCGCAAGGGGTAGTGACCCTGTTGGCCGGGTCCACGACAGCAGTGGCGGGTCAGGTGGACGGTGCAGGACCCGCCGCACGCTTCGTCCAGCCGGTTCTTGTCGGTGCCGACGCCGAAGGGAACCTGTACGCGAACGATCCGGAAACGATCTACAGCACAGGCTACAAGGTCCGCAAGATCACGCCGGCAGGCGTCGTCACCACCATCGACGCGATCCCGGCTGGCGTGGGCACGGTGGTGGATGCGCTGGGCAACCGATACACAGCCGACGCCACGCGCGGCGTCATCGTCCGCACCGCTCCCAATGGCAGTACCAGCATCGCGGCCGGAACGGAGAACAACCAGAGCAACATGTTCGGAAGTCTCCCCGGTGCGCTAAGTGGCCCATCCGGCCTGGTCGCTCTCGGTCCGTTCAGTTTTGGCCTGCTGGCAGGAGGCTCCGTCATTCGGCTGGTAGTGCCGCACTGA
- a CDS encoding sensor histidine kinase → MIARLPNLSAESRETFWRSLQTLNGTRVVIAVVLLAYLSFDPGSPRSASSFFNAQICAVYLFLSVVFTLAAARWRRRFMLQLASQLACDLTVISLLYFGAGGVRSGLAILYLFPLAGCAILAPLMMALFAAAIASLFVLAEGSWRMLVSDGEMTVVQAGLYGAAFFAAVLVVNRMAARLIGQEELAVQRGIEVGVQQAVNRLVMSHAGDGVIVLGASGEVYASNPAAQQMLGLTQSIADFRLSDNPSLLPVALAYDEWRVNPAQSSAFITVKPFNDPALQEMTAAWSARRDVAVHLKVRFAAADTAALGTERNVIFLQDVTAIENQAQQLKLASMGRLTASIAHEVRNPLSAIGHATSLMAEDLKEPVHVRLLKIISDNVARVNRMVEDILQLSRKAQGHSEPLELERFLAELKAEFDDTHGLAPEVLCLGGVARHTVRFDPLHLREVLLNLLNNAVRYASGKPESIRVFVVQARGRPLELHVQDDGPGISTEVRAHLFEPFYTTSSKGTGLGLYLARELCLNNEAMLDYEYRFDREVQPDGSRKSSGRFVITFALPPSR, encoded by the coding sequence GTGATCGCGCGCCTGCCCAACCTGTCGGCGGAATCGCGCGAGACCTTCTGGCGCTCGCTGCAAACCCTGAACGGCACGCGGGTGGTGATTGCGGTCGTGCTGCTGGCCTACCTGAGCTTCGATCCGGGGAGCCCGCGCTCCGCGAGCAGCTTCTTCAACGCCCAGATCTGCGCGGTTTATCTTTTCCTCTCCGTCGTATTTACGCTGGCTGCCGCACGCTGGCGCCGCCGCTTCATGCTGCAGCTGGCCTCCCAGCTGGCCTGCGACCTCACGGTAATCTCGCTGCTGTATTTCGGGGCAGGGGGCGTGCGCAGCGGCCTGGCCATCCTCTACCTCTTCCCCCTGGCCGGCTGCGCCATCCTCGCGCCCCTGATGATGGCCCTGTTCGCGGCGGCCATCGCCAGCCTTTTCGTGCTGGCCGAAGGCAGCTGGCGCATGCTGGTCTCCGATGGCGAAATGACGGTGGTGCAGGCTGGCCTCTACGGCGCGGCCTTCTTCGCCGCCGTGCTGGTGGTGAACCGCATGGCGGCGCGGCTGATCGGCCAGGAGGAGCTGGCCGTGCAGCGCGGCATCGAGGTCGGCGTGCAGCAGGCGGTGAACCGGCTGGTGATGTCGCATGCGGGCGATGGCGTCATCGTCCTGGGCGCCAGCGGCGAAGTCTATGCCAGCAACCCGGCCGCCCAGCAGATGCTCGGCCTCACCCAGTCCATTGCCGATTTCCGCCTCAGCGACAATCCCTCGCTGCTGCCGGTGGCCCTGGCCTATGACGAGTGGCGCGTCAATCCGGCCCAGTCCAGCGCCTTCATCACCGTGAAGCCTTTCAACGATCCCGCGCTGCAGGAGATGACGGCGGCATGGAGCGCGCGGCGCGACGTGGCCGTGCACCTGAAGGTGCGCTTCGCCGCAGCGGATACGGCGGCCCTGGGCACGGAGCGCAACGTGATCTTCCTGCAGGACGTGACGGCCATCGAGAATCAGGCGCAGCAGCTCAAGCTCGCCTCCATGGGGCGGCTCACGGCAAGCATCGCCCACGAGGTGCGCAATCCCCTGTCCGCCATCGGCCACGCCACCTCCCTCATGGCCGAGGACCTGAAGGAGCCGGTGCATGTGCGCCTGCTGAAGATCATCAGCGACAATGTGGCGCGGGTCAACCGCATGGTGGAGGACATCCTGCAGCTGTCGCGCAAGGCGCAAGGCCACAGCGAGCCCCTGGAGCTGGAGCGCTTCCTGGCCGAGCTGAAGGCGGAGTTCGACGATACCCATGGCCTGGCGCCGGAAGTGCTTTGCCTTGGCGGCGTAGCCCGCCACACGGTGCGTTTCGATCCCCTGCATCTGCGGGAGGTGCTGCTCAACCTGCTCAACAACGCGGTGCGCTACGCCAGCGGCAAGCCGGAAAGCATCCGCGTCTTCGTTGTGCAGGCGCGGGGCAGGCCGCTGGAGCTGCACGTGCAGGACGACGGTCCCGGCATCAGCACCGAGGTGAGGGCCCACCTCTTCGAGCCTTTCTACACCACTTCCAGCAAGGGCACGGGCCTTGGCCTGTATCTGGCGCGGGAACTGTGCTTGAATAACGAGGCCATGCTGGACTACGAATACCGCTTCGACCGGGAAGTGCAGCCGGACGGGAGCCGCAAGTCCAGCGGCCGTTTTGTGATCACTTTTGCACTGCCGCCTTCGCGCTGA
- a CDS encoding cytochrome C assembly family protein — protein MQTYFLIAAVALYLACAVLPSRKASLIAAVTAVAWLLHGAALWTDVIAPGSLRLGFAAMLSSALWISVGAYWIENRNFPLDGLRRMVMPCAAAAVALQGVFPGALVPLAGRSPMFGWHIAIATLAYSTLTIAAFHAVLMALQESRLHTRSEKPGLIWAALDQLPALLTMEKLLFRLIAFGFALLSLTVLSGIVFSEELFGQALKWDHKSVFTLLSWLLFAALLAGRHFRGWRGKTALSFTLAGFATLLLAYVGSRFVLEVVLHRGFA, from the coding sequence ATGCAGACTTATTTTCTGATTGCAGCGGTGGCGCTTTACCTGGCCTGCGCCGTGCTGCCCTCCCGGAAGGCTTCCCTGATCGCCGCCGTCACCGCCGTGGCCTGGCTGCTGCACGGCGCCGCGCTGTGGACGGATGTCATTGCGCCTGGCTCGCTGCGCCTGGGCTTCGCCGCCATGCTGTCCTCCGCCCTGTGGATTTCGGTAGGCGCCTACTGGATCGAGAACCGCAACTTCCCGCTCGACGGCCTGCGTCGCATGGTCATGCCCTGCGCGGCCGCCGCCGTTGCGCTGCAGGGCGTGTTCCCCGGCGCCCTGGTGCCGCTGGCGGGACGCTCCCCCATGTTCGGCTGGCATATCGCCATTGCCACCCTGGCCTACAGCACCCTCACCATCGCCGCCTTCCATGCCGTGCTGATGGCGCTGCAGGAGTCGCGCCTGCACACCCGCAGCGAGAAGCCTGGCCTGATCTGGGCCGCCCTGGACCAGCTGCCTGCCCTGCTGACGATGGAGAAGCTGCTGTTCCGCCTCATCGCCTTCGGCTTCGCCCTCCTGAGCCTTACCGTCCTCTCGGGCATCGTGTTTTCCGAAGAATTGTTCGGCCAGGCCCTGAAGTGGGACCACAAGTCCGTCTTCACGCTGCTGTCCTGGCTCCTGTTCGCAGCGCTGCTCGCCGGCCGCCATTTCCGTGGCTGGCGCGGCAAGACGGCGCTCAGTTTCACTCTCGCCGGCTTCGCCACGCTGCTGCTGGCGTATGTCGGCAGCCGCTTCGTGCTCGAAGTGGTGCTGCATCGAGGTTTTGCATGA
- a CDS encoding ABC transporter substrate-binding protein — protein sequence MKLNVIGKSVALAAALAMAGGAQAQEVVRLGNLKFAHYGAVSYIKEIAPKCGIKVEEHVFAKGLDVMQAIIAGELDVGATASEAAISGRAGGAPIYVVAGFAKGGARLVGRTDLKLKSVKDLKGKRVGVTRGGIQEVLLLAELQQAGLTVSDQPGKDVQLVFLAYADLNQALLGKNIDAMMQSEPQSSQAVNKGFGTEIIKPYDTPIGEPVRTMVMTEMFYKERRPVAEKFMRCFVEATKTFIDKPAVAEKYVREVVFKNQITSDDFQDAIGNSPYSYDITPEHIQTTTDVMVKTGVGKMSRPPVAKDWVRTDLLEQAKKSLGVK from the coding sequence ATGAAACTGAACGTGATCGGCAAATCGGTAGCGCTGGCAGCAGCGTTGGCAATGGCAGGCGGCGCGCAGGCCCAGGAGGTGGTGCGGCTCGGGAACCTGAAGTTTGCGCATTACGGCGCCGTTTCCTATATCAAGGAGATCGCGCCCAAGTGCGGCATCAAGGTCGAGGAGCACGTCTTCGCCAAGGGCCTGGATGTGATGCAGGCCATCATCGCCGGTGAGCTGGACGTGGGCGCGACCGCATCCGAAGCCGCGATCTCCGGCCGCGCTGGCGGCGCGCCGATCTACGTGGTGGCGGGCTTCGCCAAGGGCGGCGCGCGCCTGGTCGGCCGCACGGACCTGAAACTGAAATCCGTGAAGGACCTGAAGGGCAAGCGTGTGGGCGTCACGCGCGGCGGCATCCAGGAAGTGCTGCTGCTGGCCGAACTCCAGCAGGCGGGCCTCACGGTCTCGGACCAGCCGGGCAAGGATGTGCAGCTGGTCTTCCTCGCCTATGCAGACCTGAACCAGGCGCTGCTCGGCAAGAATATCGACGCCATGATGCAGTCCGAGCCCCAGTCCTCCCAAGCGGTAAACAAGGGCTTCGGCACGGAGATCATCAAGCCATACGACACGCCCATCGGCGAGCCGGTGCGCACCATGGTCATGACCGAGATGTTCTACAAGGAGCGCCGCCCTGTGGCCGAGAAGTTCATGCGCTGCTTCGTGGAGGCGACCAAGACCTTCATCGACAAGCCTGCCGTGGCCGAGAAGTATGTGCGCGAAGTGGTGTTCAAGAACCAGATCACTTCCGACGACTTCCAGGATGCCATCGGCAACTCGCCGTATTCCTACGACATCACCCCGGAGCATATCCAGACCACGACGGACGTGATGGTGAAGACGGGCGTGGGCAAAATGAGCCGTCCGCCCGTGGCCAAGGACTGGGTGCGCACGGACCTGCTGGAGCAGGCCAAGAAGAGCCTGGGCGTGAAGTAA
- a CDS encoding PP0621 family protein — translation MTRILFWLALAFLVVAAIRAKLKGSSRHPRPQQPPARRAPPKEDAETEPMLCCAHCGVYYPASENVPAGGRNYCSAAHAPAN, via the coding sequence ATGACACGTATTCTTTTCTGGCTGGCGCTGGCCTTCCTGGTCGTCGCCGCCATCCGCGCCAAGCTGAAAGGCTCCAGCCGCCATCCCCGTCCGCAACAGCCGCCCGCCCGCCGCGCCCCGCCCAAGGAGGATGCGGAAACGGAACCCATGCTGTGCTGCGCCCATTGCGGCGTGTACTACCCGGCGTCCGAGAACGTGCCAGCCGGAGGGCGCAATTACTGCAGCGCGGCCCACGCGCCCGCCAATTAA
- a CDS encoding ABC transporter ATP-binding protein, producing MSDPHILISDVQKVFKTAERDVVALKDISLEIPRGQFVCLLGPSGCGKSTLLNAVAGFALPSSGSITVDGAEITAPGPERGMVFQEYALFPWMTVADNVAFGLEIKGLPKAQIEQTVGQLLKMLSLNDFRNRYPKDLSGGMRQRVAIARVLALDSPVMLMDEPFGALDALTRRNLQDELLRIWSELKKTIIFVTHSIEEAIYLADRIVVMTYRPGTIKRDIMVELPRLRDPAAPEFNALKRELGQLVMEEQQRHHNDELRLAAVD from the coding sequence ATGAGCGATCCGCACATCCTTATCAGCGACGTACAAAAGGTGTTCAAGACCGCGGAACGGGACGTGGTGGCGCTCAAGGACATCAGCCTGGAGATCCCGCGCGGGCAGTTCGTCTGCCTTCTGGGGCCTTCGGGCTGCGGCAAGTCCACGCTGCTGAATGCCGTCGCAGGCTTTGCGCTGCCAAGTTCCGGCAGCATCACAGTGGATGGCGCCGAGATCACGGCGCCGGGACCGGAGCGCGGCATGGTGTTCCAGGAATATGCGCTTTTCCCCTGGATGACGGTGGCCGACAACGTTGCCTTCGGGCTCGAGATCAAGGGCCTGCCGAAGGCGCAGATCGAGCAGACGGTGGGGCAGCTGCTCAAGATGCTCTCCCTGAACGACTTCCGCAACCGCTACCCCAAGGACCTTTCCGGCGGCATGCGCCAGCGCGTTGCCATCGCGCGCGTGCTGGCGCTCGATTCGCCTGTGATGCTGATGGACGAGCCTTTCGGCGCCCTGGATGCGCTCACCCGGCGCAATCTGCAGGACGAACTGCTGCGCATCTGGTCGGAGCTGAAAAAGACCATCATCTTCGTCACCCACAGCATCGAGGAAGCGATCTACCTGGCGGACCGGATCGTGGTGATGACCTACCGCCCCGGCACCATCAAGCGCGACATCATGGTCGAGTTGCCGCGCCTGCGCGACCCGGCGGCGCCCGAGTTCAATGCCCTCAAGCGGGAGCTCGGCCAGCTGGTGATGGAGGAGCAGCAGCGCCACCACAACGACGAACTCCGCCTCGCCGCCGTCGACTGA
- a CDS encoding sigma-54-dependent transcriptional regulator produces MSSPRVLVVDDEADLRELLEITLLKMGLDVDSAATLQEARGLFAAGDYQLVLTDMRLPDGLGLELVREVSASGRNTPIAVVTAFGSADNAVVALKAGAFDYVSKPVQLDQLRVMVQSALKLDSASAPAVPRGEPVDSRLKGDSAAMQALRAQIARLARSMAPIAITGESGSGKEVAAREIHAQSSRADQPFVAVNCGAIPEALMEAEFFGYRKGAFTGAADERDGFFQAANGGTLMLDEVADLPLAMQVKLLRAIQERRVRKIGATAEEPVDVRIISATHQDLARCVEQGRFRQDLFYRLNVIELSLPPLRERLDDLPVLTDAILARLARGGEKPKLGPGVLEALAGYSFPGNVRELENVLERALAYSNDGVIDAADLSLKGAAVAAHAPDAPAASAPSSAAAPAEAYAAPAFAAGDSAAPPAAGPSASTRMPPLPDLSVLPDNLPAYLEMVEREIIQRALVQTQYNRTQAAQLLGISFRQLRYQMQKLNIQAPNS; encoded by the coding sequence ATGAGTTCTCCCCGCGTTCTTGTCGTCGACGATGAAGCAGACCTGCGTGAGCTGCTGGAGATCACCCTGCTCAAGATGGGCCTGGACGTGGACAGCGCCGCCACCCTGCAGGAGGCGCGCGGCCTGTTCGCGGCGGGGGATTACCAGCTGGTGCTGACGGATATGCGCCTGCCGGACGGCCTGGGCCTGGAGCTGGTGCGCGAGGTGTCGGCCAGCGGCCGCAACACGCCCATCGCCGTGGTGACGGCCTTCGGCAGCGCGGACAACGCCGTGGTCGCGCTGAAGGCCGGGGCCTTCGACTATGTAAGCAAGCCCGTGCAGCTGGACCAGCTGCGCGTGATGGTGCAGTCCGCCCTCAAGCTGGATTCGGCCTCGGCTCCCGCCGTCCCGCGCGGAGAGCCGGTGGACAGCCGCCTGAAAGGCGACTCCGCCGCCATGCAGGCCCTGCGCGCCCAGATCGCCCGCCTGGCCCGCTCCATGGCGCCCATCGCCATCACCGGCGAATCGGGCAGCGGCAAGGAAGTGGCGGCGCGCGAGATCCATGCCCAGAGTTCGCGTGCGGACCAGCCCTTCGTGGCCGTGAACTGCGGCGCCATTCCCGAGGCCCTGATGGAGGCCGAATTCTTCGGCTACCGCAAGGGCGCCTTCACGGGCGCCGCCGACGAGCGGGACGGCTTCTTCCAGGCCGCGAACGGCGGCACCCTCATGCTGGACGAGGTGGCCGACCTGCCGCTGGCCATGCAGGTGAAGCTGCTGCGCGCCATCCAGGAGCGGCGCGTGCGCAAGATCGGCGCAACGGCCGAGGAACCGGTGGACGTGCGCATCATCAGCGCCACCCACCAGGACCTGGCGCGCTGCGTGGAGCAGGGCAGGTTCCGGCAGGACCTGTTCTACCGCCTGAACGTGATCGAGCTCTCGCTGCCGCCCCTGCGCGAGCGCCTGGACGACCTGCCGGTGCTGACCGACGCCATCCTGGCCCGCCTGGCGCGCGGCGGGGAAAAGCCGAAGCTCGGTCCCGGCGTGCTGGAAGCGCTGGCGGGCTACAGCTTCCCCGGCAATGTGCGGGAGCTGGAGAATGTGCTGGAGCGGGCGCTCGCCTATTCGAACGACGGCGTGATCGATGCCGCCGACCTGTCGCTGAAGGGCGCCGCCGTCGCCGCGCACGCCCCCGACGCCCCGGCCGCCTCGGCGCCATCGTCCGCCGCCGCGCCAGCGGAGGCATACGCGGCTCCCGCATTCGCCGCCGGCGACAGCGCAGCGCCGCCCGCCGCCGGGCCTTCGGCATCCACCCGCATGCCCCCGCTGCCCGACCTCTCCGTCCTGCCGGACAACCTGCCGGCCTACCTGGAAATGGTCGAGCGCGAGATCATCCAGCGCGCCCTGGTGCAGACCCAGTACAACCGCACCCAGGCCGCCCAGCTGCTGGGCATCAGCTTCCGCCAGCTGCGCTACCAGATGCAGAAACTGAACATCCAGGCCCCCAATTCCTGA
- a CDS encoding M48 family metallopeptidase — protein sequence MEEAVSGRYFDGKTSRAHRAVLSVKGGEAWLEGEVERRDAMATLRVSERSQRAARKITYPDDSYFEADEQAALNTLLAASGHRDGAVVKAQQSWRLVLGALAATIAVLALGYRYALPAAADSIARALPESVERQMGQGVLALLDKNVFRPSRLSGERRRGIAEAFAALRPPRGESPAYRLLFRQSRVGPNAFALPSGDIVLTDEMVELLDNDQAVLAVLAHELGHLHERHMSRRLIQSSAVAAVTALMFGDASGFVASLPAVALDMHYSRDAETEADDYAAVMLRHNGRPLSDMEAVFAALEKVDRGFGVPYLNSHPPSAERLQRLRNMAQPSLP from the coding sequence ATGGAAGAGGCGGTCAGCGGCCGTTACTTCGACGGCAAAACCTCGCGCGCCCACCGCGCCGTCCTCTCTGTGAAGGGCGGCGAAGCATGGCTGGAGGGCGAGGTGGAGCGGCGCGATGCAATGGCCACGCTGCGCGTTTCGGAGCGCAGCCAGCGCGCTGCGCGCAAGATCACATATCCGGACGACAGCTATTTCGAGGCCGACGAACAGGCGGCCCTGAATACCCTGCTGGCGGCGAGCGGCCACCGCGACGGCGCCGTTGTGAAGGCCCAGCAAAGCTGGCGCCTCGTGCTCGGCGCGCTGGCGGCAACGATCGCGGTGCTTGCGCTGGGCTACCGCTACGCACTGCCCGCGGCCGCTGATTCCATCGCGCGCGCATTGCCCGAATCGGTGGAACGCCAGATGGGGCAGGGCGTGCTGGCGCTGCTGGACAAGAATGTGTTTCGCCCCTCCCGCCTGAGCGGGGAGCGCCGCCGTGGCATTGCAGAGGCATTCGCCGCGCTGCGGCCCCCACGCGGCGAGAGTCCTGCCTACCGGCTGCTTTTCCGCCAGAGCCGTGTCGGACCCAACGCCTTCGCCCTCCCATCCGGCGACATTGTGCTGACCGACGAAATGGTGGAACTGCTCGATAACGACCAGGCGGTGCTGGCCGTGCTGGCGCACGAACTGGGCCACCTGCACGAGCGCCACATGTCGCGGCGGCTGATCCAGAGTTCCGCCGTCGCCGCCGTTACGGCGCTGATGTTCGGCGACGCCAGCGGCTTTGTCGCCAGCCTGCCCGCCGTCGCCCTGGACATGCACTACTCGCGCGACGCGGAGACCGAGGCCGACGACTACGCAGCCGTCATGCTGCGCCACAATGGCCGTCCGCTCTCCGACATGGAAGCCGTGTTCGCGGCGCTGGAAAAGGTGGACCGGGGTTTCGGTGTGCCATACCTGAACAGCCATCCGCCTTCCGCCGAACGGCTGCAGCGGCTGCGCAACATGGCGCAGCCGTCCTTGCCCTGA